In Bacteroidales bacterium, a single genomic region encodes these proteins:
- the gldA gene encoding gliding motility-associated ABC transporter ATP-binding subunit GldA, whose translation MSIIVQGVTKLYGEQRALDNVSFEIKTGEIVGFLGPNGAGKSTMMKIITGFIPASSGKVIVNDLEVGTENIEVRKQIGYLPENNPLYPEMYIREYLGFVASIYKTGASKKKQIDDIIELTGLLPEQKKKIGALSKGYRQRVGLAQALIHNPAVLILDEATTGLDPNQIVEIRNLIKEAGKKKTVMLSTHIMQEVEAICDRVIIIDKGVIVANEEKSKIYSVIKKPRQIIQVEFDREITETLISKFASGGTVKQITKNIWNIEAEGEKDIRPDIFNFAVRNNLTVLSLQKQESNLEEVFRHLTS comes from the coding sequence TAATGTCTCATTTGAAATAAAGACAGGGGAGATTGTTGGTTTTCTGGGGCCTAATGGCGCCGGGAAATCTACTATGATGAAGATTATTACCGGATTTATTCCGGCATCATCCGGGAAGGTAATTGTAAATGATCTTGAGGTGGGAACTGAAAATATTGAAGTCCGGAAACAGATTGGCTACTTACCTGAAAACAATCCGCTCTATCCTGAAATGTACATCAGGGAATACCTGGGATTTGTTGCTTCAATATATAAAACAGGGGCATCAAAGAAAAAGCAAATAGATGATATAATTGAATTGACCGGACTTCTTCCTGAACAGAAGAAAAAGATCGGAGCGCTCTCAAAGGGCTACAGACAGAGGGTCGGACTGGCACAGGCCCTTATCCACAACCCTGCTGTGCTGATTCTCGACGAAGCAACAACAGGACTCGACCCGAATCAGATAGTTGAGATCAGAAACCTGATCAAAGAGGCTGGAAAGAAAAAAACAGTAATGCTGTCAACTCATATAATGCAGGAGGTTGAAGCGATTTGTGACAGGGTTATAATAATCGATAAAGGAGTAATAGTAGCAAATGAAGAAAAGAGTAAAATATACTCTGTGATTAAGAAACCCAGACAGATAATACAGGTAGAATTTGACAGGGAGATAACAGAAACCCTGATTTCTAAATTTGCTTCAGGCGGAACTGTGAAACAAATAACAAAGAATATCTGGAATATAGAAGCTGAAGGTGAAAAAGATATCCGTCCTGATATTTTTAATTTCGCAGTAAGGAATAACCTCACAGTCCTTTCACTTCAGAAACAGGAGAGCAATCTCGAGGAAGTATTCAGACATCTGACCAGCTGA